A window from Citrus sinensis cultivar Valencia sweet orange chromosome 5, DVS_A1.0, whole genome shotgun sequence encodes these proteins:
- the LOC102615996 gene encoding uncharacterized protein LOC102615996, which translates to MTIDDSCRKPGAVPFKWEIRPGVPKIQQQQPLKKLTPEPPLSPAVEFDNHTRSSPAPLQKLRPPPAALHFFPPVEPRSQSFRSTPRTRSERWRFEKPLRPDCVSPGCFPAPLLRQKASKKRVLLPRPESEPGYSSDLETLARWSVSSRKTLSPFTASPASSSFSSYKSSPRPVVDAEWAGFGLF; encoded by the coding sequence ATGACTATCGATGACTCTTGTAGAAAACCCGGTGCCGTCCCATTCAAGTGGGAGATTCGACCCGGCGTGCCCAAGATCCAACAACAGCAACCTCTGAAGAAACTTACGCCGGAGCCACCGCTGTCACCAGCTGTTGAATTTGATAATCACACCCGTTCCTCACCTGCTCCACTGCAAAAGCTTAGACCCCCACCAGCCGCGCTTCATTTCTTTCCACCAGTGGAGCCTCGAAGCCAGTCGTTCCGGTCCACCCCGCGAACCCGGTCCGAGCGTTGGCGGTTTGAGAAACCTCTCCGACCCGATTGTGTCTCGCCCGGATGTTTTCCTGCTCCACTGCTGAGACAAAAGGCAAGCAAAAAAAGGGTACTCCTACCCAGACCAGAATCCGAACCCGGATACTCTTCTGACCTTGAAACATTAGCCAGGTGGTCGGTGTCTAGCCGGAAGACCCTTTCGCCCTTCACTGCCTCACCTGCTTCGTCGTCTTTTTCGTCGTATAAGTCTTCGCCCCGACCGGTTGTTGATGCGGAGTGGGCCGGGTTCGGACTCTTTTAA
- the LOC102615478 gene encoding pentatricopeptide repeat-containing protein At1g77405 codes for MIVSKPLNSNHTCLVQQVLPLILKNVPFDAKLAASTTKTQNPFTIESVADVLKSIPRFFFQSPRSIGRQTGFRHRTPLKQRILKKEADNIANNVLVLGPAAYRNPQKVTLGINKATEFYHWVERFFHFFHNEVTCKEMGIVFARGNNVKGLWDFLKEMSRRGNGELVTTSTVTCLIKVLGEEGLVNEALATFYRMKQFRCRPDVYAYNVVINALCRVGNFNKARFLLEQMELPGFRCPPDVYTYTILISSYCKYGMQTGCRKAIRRRIWEANHLFRLMLFKGFVPDVVAYNCLIDGCCKTYRIERALELFDDMNKKGCVPNRVTYNSFIRYYSVVNEIDKAIEMMRKMQNLNHSVPTSSSYTPIIHALCEAGRVLEARDFLAELVDGGSVPREYTYKLVCDALNAAEEPSLPDDGLRKRIRDGIENRFRQVMKVKPIMKHKELLKCGEIDI; via the coding sequence ATGATCGTCTCGAAACCTCTAAACTCCAACCACACTTGCCTAGTGCAGCAAGTACTTCCGCTTATCCTCAAAAACGTCCCATTTGATGCCAAACTCGCCGCTTCAACAACCAAAACCCAAAACCCATTCACCATTGAATCAGTCGCTGACGTACTCAAATCAATCCCAAGATTCTTCTTTCAGTCCCCTCGCTCCATCGGCCGCCAAACCGGTTTTCGCCACCGCACTCCTTTGAAACAACGAATCCTCAAAAAAGAAGCTGACAATATCGCCAATAATGTGCTTGTTCTTGGCCCTGCCGCCTATAGAAACCCTCAAAAGGTCACTCTAGGAATCAACAAAGCCACAGAGTTTTATCACTGGGTCGAAAGGTTTTTCCACTTTTTTCATAATGAGGTGACTTGTAAAGAAATGGGTATTGTATTCGCCAGAGGAAATAACGTAAAGGGTCTTTGGGATTTTCTCAAGGAAATGTCAAGGAGAGGAAATGGCGAGCTTGTTACTACCTCTACTGTTACCTGTTTGATAAAAGTCCTAGGTGAAGAAGGGCTGGTTAACGAGGCATTGGCTACATTTTATCGGATGAAGCAGTTTCGTTGCAGACCTGATGTTTACGCTTACAATGTTGTTATTAATGCTCTTTGTCGAGTTGGGAACTTTAACAAGGCAAGATTTTTGTTGGAACAGATGGAGTTACCGGGGTTTAGGTGTCCCCCGGATGTATATACTTATACTATATTGATTAGTTCTTATTGTAAGTATGGTATGCAAACCGGGTGTAGAAAGGCCATTAGAAGGAGGATATGGGAAGCTAATCACTTGTTTCGGTTAATGTTGTTTAAGGGTTTTGTTCCAGATGTTGTTGCGTATAACTGTTTGATAGATGGTTGTTGCAAGACCTATCGGATTGAGAGGGCCTTGGAACTTTTTGATGATATGAATAAAAAGGGTTGTGTTCCAAATCGGGTTACTTATAACTCGTTTATTAGGTATTATAGTGTTGTGAATGAGATTGATAAGGCTATTGAAATGATGAGGAAGATGCAAAATTTGAATCATAGTGTACCCACTTCGAGTTCATATACTCCAATTATACATGCATTGTGTGAAGCTGGAAGGGTTTTGGAGGCCAGGGATTTTCTGGCGGAGTTGGTTGATGGGGGTTCAGTACCTAGAGAGTACACATACAAGTTAGTTTGTGATGCCCTAAATGCGGCAGAGGAACCTAGTTTGCCGGATGATGGACTGCGTAAAAGAATAAGGGATGGTATAGAGAATAGGTTTAGGCAAGTTATGAAGGTAAAACCAATTATGAAGCATAAAGAGTTACTAAAGTGTGGAGAAATTGACATCTAG